Proteins encoded by one window of Rhodamnia argentea isolate NSW1041297 chromosome 6, ASM2092103v1, whole genome shotgun sequence:
- the LOC115753176 gene encoding DNA repair RAD52-like protein 2, chloroplastic, producing MALQSNNCFALLLSKHSSSPRNDRPALSPAHGPRPFAAAVLRGSPPPPPPRLLRLARASAGGDAASSSSGSNMKKGSVPNSNYVVPLDRSFSSSYSSFVTRPLVEILRDLNKRIPDDVVKPRPSHDHASSPNSIPWYHANRMMSFYAPGWCGEIRDVIYSDSGSVTVVYRVTIRGSDGEAYRESTGTVSCSHGEIADPVAAAEEVAFCRACARFGLGLYLYHEE from the exons ATGGCGTTGCAGAGCAATAACTGCTTCGCTCTCCTCCTCTCAAAACATTCCTCCTCCCCCCGCAATGACCGCCCCGCACTCTCCCCCGCACACGGACCCCGCcccttcgccgccgccgtcctGAGGGGAtcgccgcctccgcctccgcctcgtCTACTCCGCCTGGCGCGCGCGAGCGCTGGGGGCGACGCCGCGAGCAGCAGCAGCGGCAGCAACATGAAGAAAGGGTCGGTGCCGAATTCCAACTACGTCGTGCCCCTGGACCGGTCGTTCTCGTCCTCCTACTCCTCGTTCGTCACCCGCCCCCTCGTCGAGATACTCCGCGACCTCAACAAGAGGATCCCCGACGACGTCGTCAAGCCCCGGCCCTCGCACGATCACGCCTCCTCCCCCAACTCCATTCCCTG GTACCATGCTAATCGGATGATGAGCTTCTATGCCCCTG GGTGGTGTGGAGAAATACGTGATGTTATATATTCTGACAGTGGAAGTGTGACTGTGGTGTACCGTGTTACCATAAGAGGATCTGATGGAGAG GCATATCGAGAGTCAACTGGGACAGTTTCATGCAGCCATGGTGAAATTGCAGATCCCGTGGCTGCAGCGGAGGAAGTAGCTTTCTGTAGAGCATGTGCTCGGTTTGGCTTAGGCCTGTATCTGTATCATGAAGAGTAG
- the LOC115753174 gene encoding nucleotide exchange factor SIL1, which produces MARFSLGRLVVVVVVVVAAVAGAERVNRSASTGLFWSTAKEEADLVRMSDPQEDPTAQAVNEQDGLDGGFSSLDGMLQWAIGHSDPEKLKETTQDVQRMSASDLKRRQMELKELMEKLKMPSDTQLMQIAIDDLKNSSLPLEDRHRALHELLILVEPIDNANDLPKIGGLAVVIRELDHPDPDVRKLSAWVLGKASQNNPLIQRQVLELGALAKLMMMVKSEFVEEATKALYAVSALIRNNVAGQQLFYAQAGDLMLQDILTDSSIDIRLRRKAVFLVGDLAERQLEASNEDELPFFSNKLFLKAVVDLMASSDLDLQEKALTAVKNLLHLRSTQALIFKEFCGLDAALERMQQQLEDLMAEEFRRDYAADVESLRREVELIYQRKLGKGMQVPT; this is translated from the exons ATGGCGCGGTTTTCCCTGGGGcggctggtggtggtggtggtggttgtggtCGCGGCGGTGGCGGGTGCGGAGCGCGTGAACAGGTCGGCCTCCACGGGGCTGTTCTGGTCCACCGCGAAGGAGGAGGCCGATCTGGTCAGGATGTCCGATCCTCAGGAGGATCCGACGGCTCAGGCTGTTAATGAGCAGGACGGTCTCGACGGAGGGTTTTCTTCCCTCGATGGAATGTTACAGTGGGCGATAG GTCACTCCGATCCTGAAAAATTGAAGGAAACCACGCAAGACGTGCAGCGAATGTCCGCCAGCGACCTCAAGAGGCGTCAGATGGAACTGAAG GAACTCATGGAGAAACTAAAAATGCCATCAGACACTCAATTGATGCAAATTGCTATAGATGATTTGAAGAATTCCTCCCTACCTTTGGAAGATCGCCATCGTGCTTTGCATGAGCTCTTGATACTTGTTGAGCCAATTGATAATGCAAATG ATTTGCCTAAAATTGGGGGGCTTGCTGTGGTTATAAGAGAGCTTGACCATCCTGATCCAGACGTAAGGAAACTTTCTGCATGGGTTCTGGGGAAAGCCAGTCAGAATAATCCTCTCATCCAAAGGCAG GTCTTGGAATTGGGGGCGCTAGCGAAGCTGATGATGATGGTAAAATCTGAGTTTGTGGAAGAAGCCACTAAAGCATTGTATGCTGTTTCTGCTTTAATTCGAAATAATGTAGCTGGTCAGCAGTTATTTTATGCACAAGCAGGCGATTTAATGCTTCAG GACATTTTGACCGACTCAAGCATTGATATTAGACTGCGGAGAAAGGCTGTGTTTCTTGTCGGTGACCTGGCAGAGCGCCAATTAGAAGCTTCAAATGAAGATGAGCTACCTTTCTTCAGCAACAAATTATTCTTGAAGGCCGTGGTTGATCTGATGGCATCGTCTGACCTTGATCTCCAGGAAAAG GCACTTACTGCAGTCAAGAATCTTCTGCATCTAAGATCTACCCAAGCTCTAATTTTCAAGGAGTTCTGTGGTCTGGACGCAGCATTGGAGCGTATGCAGCAGCAACTAGAGGATTTGATGGCTGAAGAATTTCGGAGAGATTATGCGGCGGATGTAGAAAGTCTTCGCAGAGAAGTGGAGTTAATTTATCAGCGGAAGCTGGGAAAG GGGATGCAGGTTCCGACTTGA
- the LOC115753177 gene encoding 60S ribosomal protein L10-like, whose translation MGRRPARCYRQIKNKPYPKSRYCRGVPDPKIRIYDVGMKKKGVDEFPFCVHLVSWEKENVSSEALEAARIACNKYMAKFAGKDAFHLRVRVHPFHVLRINKMLSCAGADRLQTGMRGAFGKPQGTCARVSIGQVLLSVRCKDTNGNNAQEALRRAKFKFPGRQKIIVSRKWGFTKFSRADYLRWKQESRIVPDGVNAKLLGCHGPLANRQPGRAFLAAVN comes from the coding sequence ATGGGTCGAAGGCCCGCGAGATGCTACAGGCAAATCAAGAACAAGCCGTATCCAAAGTCGAGGTACTGCAGAGGTGTCCCTGATCCCAAGATCAGGATCTACGATGTGGGCATGAAGAAGAAGGGGGTCGATGAGTTCCCGTTCTGCGTCCACCTCGTCTCCTGGGAGAAGGAGAACGTGTCCAGCGAGGCCCTCGAGGCCGCGCGCATCGCCTGCAACAAGTACATGGCCAAGTTTGCAGGAAAGGACGCCTTCCACCTCAGGGTGCGCGTCCACCCCTTCCATGTCCTCCGCATCAACAAGATGCTTTCGTGTGCCGGGGCCGATAGGCTCCAGACAGGGATGAGAGGCGCCTTTGGCAAGCCTCAGGGGACCTGCGCCAGGGTCAGCATCGGCCAAGTCCTCCTCTCCGTCCGATGCAAGGACACGAACGGGAACAACGCCCAGGAGGCTCTTAGGAGGGCCAAGTTCAAGTTCCCGGGGAGGCAGAAGATTATCGTGAGCCGCAAGTGGGGATTCACCAAGTTCAGCCGAGCGGACTATCTTAGGTGGAAGCAGGAGAGCCGGATCGTCCCCGACGGAGTTAACGCGAAGCTGCTGGGGTGCCACGGCCCTCTAGCTAATAGGCAGCCCGGGAGGGCTTTTCTCGCAGCAGTGAATTGA